The Maniola hyperantus chromosome 12, iAphHyp1.2, whole genome shotgun sequence genome has a segment encoding these proteins:
- the LOC138403126 gene encoding ommochrome-binding protein-like, with protein sequence MLDFKNVEKEVLKNDIGSPYQLAIDYETNTLFFSYTREDSGKSTFESAYINLKTNEFNIIKGIEGGFANAIDQENHIIYLGGENGIYEFDIMTNFAKHIDGTSDKVWQMFFKKDLYYTTYPEEEVYKFNNDQSSRVPQLSHTRGMLIAIDNNNNIYFSNSSGLFICAEKSNITNVGDYNVNGFTSDVNGNLFFSTPNAIFTIDGNNKSVKQLVLIDDIYGVAVEHNGNIIYASEDSIVRLKPTKTLC encoded by the exons ATGTTAG attttaaaaatgttgAAAAGGAAGTGTTGAAAAATGATATAGGCAGCCCATATCAATTGGCAATTGATTACGAAACAAATACTCTATTTTTTAGTTATACTCGGGAAGACAGTGGAAAGTCAACATTTGAGTCGGCGTACATTAATCTGAAAACCaatgaatttaatattataaaagggatcGAGGGTGGGTTTGCGAATGCAATTGACCAAGAAAATCATATTATTTACCTAGGAGGAGAGAATGGTATATATGAATTTGACATTATGACAAATTTTGCAAAGCATATTGACGGTACCAGTGATAAAGTTTGGCAAATGTTCTTCAAAAAAGACCTTTATTACACAACGTATCCAGAAGAAGAAGTTTACAAATTTAATAATGACCAGTCTTCTAGAGTACCTCAACTAAGTCATACCAGAGGCATGCTGATcgctattgataataataataacatttatttttcaaactcaTCAGGACTATTTATTTGTGCAGAGAAATCTAATATCACTAATGTTGGTGATTATAATGTCAACGGTTTCACTTCAGATGTAAACGGAAATCTATTCTTCTCAACTCCAAATGCTATATTCACTATCGATGGCAACAATAAATCTGTGAAGCAACTAGTTTTAATAGATGACATTTATGGTGTTGCTGTAGAGCATAATGGAAACATAATTTATGCATCAGAAGATAGCATTGTTAGActtaaaccaacaaaaacactttGCTAA